From Scomber scombrus chromosome 13, fScoSco1.1, whole genome shotgun sequence, a single genomic window includes:
- the LOC133993309 gene encoding piggyBac transposable element-derived protein 4-like: MAEKQKKRYTILEALEAIQNRSDVEVTDSSDSSCSEYEEEEDTYLLLNRDPVYERMRPQVHLAPAALQPPSPPAEASSPLSSEDDEDEEYVPPARKTRRSSASSRYTTCRSQKVSPSPAPAPTPPSQSKKGQQRRRGPSSKQPKQATSGRGDRWCNPEEPDVEPPLPKFQPKHPPGPRIDRTVAWSPLSLFKLFFSSSTIHTIINNTNDNAARRKASGMHFKWSPVTVQNFFIFLAIILYSGMVHVHSRADMWRREWPYNFTFPRSCMTRDTFEAIFWSLHLCDIEEDEENQKKKGTPEYDRLFKIKPLYSQIVTACKSLFQPCREISIDERMVASKARIGFRQFMRDKPTKFGYKLFVLAESSSGYTWNFFVYQGKTANVQGEGLSFTSVMDLMNFTLLGKGYHLYVDNFYTSPALFQQLATNCTSACGTIRQTRIGFPKTQINELPKKAERGDMRWLRKDNLLFVKWKDTKDVTVCSSFHKAYSGDSTRRRVKEDGQWRNKNIPVPDAIRDYNKYMGGVDLSDAMIQYYSVRGKTMKWYKTFFYHFMDIAVVNSYILFKLLAIERGETPMRHKRFREVLMREMVDEAQAAVAAAAPRPTLSTTCMPMYFGQTATDQRRVCVVCKDQGRKVKTPVYCSKCDVALCFTSSRNCFKDYHVRRCLFKINPDKGSKVERNATKKQLAVSPKVLTLITKIADYEWRE; the protein is encoded by the exons ATGGctgagaagcaaaaaaaaagatacacaaTACTGGAGGCCTTGGAAGCCATCCAGAACAGAAGTGATGTCGAGGTCACAGACTCATCTGATAGCAGCTGCTCTGAatatgaagaagaggaggacacATATTTACTGCTGAACCGGGATCCAGTTTATGA GAGGATGAGACCCCAGGTCCATCTGGCACCAGCAGCACTGCAGCCCCCCAGCCCTCCAGCTGAAGCTTCATCTCCTCTTTCtagtgaggatgatgaagatgaggagtaTGTGCCACCGGCAAGGAAGACAAGGCGCAGTTCTGCTTCCTCAAGATACACGACATGCAGATCACAGAAAGTGTCACCCTCCCCTGCCCCAGCCCCCACCCCTCCATCACAGTCAAAGAAGGGTCAGCAGAGACGACGTGGGCCTTCCAGTAAGCAGCCAAAGCAGGCTACCTCTGGACGTGGTGATCGCTGGTGTAATCCAGAAGAGCCAGATGTGGAGCCACCACTGCCAAAGTTTCAGCCAAAGCATCCACCAGGTCCCAGGATTGACAGGACAGTGGCATGGTCACCATTGAGCCTGTTCAAGCTTTTCTTCAGCTCCAGCACCATTCACACAATTATCAACAATACAAATGACAATGCAGCCAGAAGAAAAGCATCAGGTATGCATTTCAAATGGTCTCCCGTTACAGTTCAGAACTTCTTCATATTTTTGGCTATAATACTGTATTCTGGGATGGTCCACGTACATTCAAGGGCAGACATGTGGAGAAGAGAGTGGCCCTACAATTTCACATTTCCACGGAGCTGCATGACCAGAGACACATTTGAAGCAATTTTTTGGTCCCTTCATCTATGTGACATcgaagaggatgaagaaaatcagaaaaagaaGGGAACACCTGAGTACGACCGGCTATTCAAAATCAAACCCCTCTACAGCCAGATTGTCACTGCTTGCAAGTCACTCTTCCAGCCATGCAGGGAAATAAGTATTGATGAGCGTATGGTGGCAAGTAAAGCTAGAATTGGCTTCAGGCAGTTCATGCGAGACAAGCCAACCAAGTTTGGATACAAACTGTTTGTGTTGGCTGAATCCTCTTCTGGATATACGTGGAATTTCTTTGTTTACCAAGGAAAAACTGCCAATGTTCAGGGGGAGGGTCTCAGTTTCACATCAGTAATGGACCTAATGAACTTCACACTGCTGGGAAAAGGTTACCACCTGTACGTGGACAACTTTTACACAAGTCCAGCACTTTTTCAGCAACTTGCCACCAATTGCACATCAGCTTGTGGAACCATCCGTCAGACTCGCATTGGCTTTCCTAAAACTCAAATCAACGAGTTACCAAAGAAGGCTGAGAGGGGAGACATGAGGTGGCTGCGGAAGGACAACCTCCTCTTTGTCAAGTGGAAGGACACCAAGGATGTGACGGTGTGCAGCAGTTTCCACAAGGCATACAGTGGAGACTCCACACGCAGGAGAGTAAAGGAGGATGGACAGTGGCGCAATAAAAACATTCCTGTTCCTGATGCAATCAGAGACTATAACAAGTACATGGGAGGGGTGGACCTGTCAGATGCCATGATCCAATATTACTCTGTTCGAGGGAAGACGATGAAATGGTACAAGACCTTCTTCTACCATTTTATGGATATTGCGGTAGTCAATTCCTACATCCTCTTCAAGCTTTTGGCCATCGAACGAGGAGAGACTCCCATGCGCCACAAAAGATTCAGGGAGGTCCTAATGAGGGAGATGGTTGATGAGGCCCAAGCtgcagttgctgctgctgccccccgCCCCACTCTCAGCACCACCTGTATGCCCATGTACTTTGGACAAACTGCCACTGACCAGCGGAGGGTCTGTGTGGTGTGCAAGGACCAAGGGAGAAAGGTGAAGACACCGGTGTACTGCAGCAAGTGTGATGTTGCTTTGTGTTTCACCTCAAGCCGGAACTGCTTCAAAGACTACCATGTTAGGAG GTGCCTCTTCAAGATAAATCCAGACAAGGGATCAAAAGTGGAGCGGAACGCCACCAAAAAACAACTTGCCGTCAGTCCAAAGGTTCTCACACTCATCACCAAAATTGCAGACTACGAGTGGAGGGAATAA
- the LOC133993308 gene encoding LOW QUALITY PROTEIN: uncharacterized protein LOC133993308 (The sequence of the model RefSeq protein was modified relative to this genomic sequence to represent the inferred CDS: deleted 1 base in 1 codon): MDSEISLHASDDDDLLATQSALPVRIPSPGVQSFWRPRQRVAVPGPRGSNRPRGSSPSSTTTASVIWDTPSSDSRGRSRRRCSRDAVPHRRTSPPRSRSRSPGRRRSHRDQPPLRRQLPDRLPAPTASAWTVVRLKQELKRMNIRFSNSDRKSALFKLFTVSQQHTGLTHHNPQPLPGSRRHARGDVNDVITRQPATAAPLMSLCTSQPTPALTEPGPFHSSTHQQYSLPPRSYIFCPSSSGLHGFHLSPDGSHTGGSRPRGCFWSTTRYGTVPGYILPPHSYTLATALPPARAATPAQPSPVPTALRQQILAGNYVDLALLLLPSTSTSHLSRELQTSIGPVEIKQPPSRSKELTPIEFAFTFSLYRDVLCTSFPDRRSELDEYLSSILELSLRFGAAGRLSQFNQGTYLGTLDSELYCRVFAARSSLNCEICGAPSHPATACTLAAPLPRPLTVQRPKPATFSLPSVAPPLSIPPKPADSRSTAPGPFSKGLDRRGRPTLFQGGRMVCNNFNDLGCNASACRVLHTCSFFGGAHARITCPHNPTKQPSCEYLDTPINIPALASSLYNHPDRQFVDYLIHGFTYGFHPGLQVMPVSSYHCKNLQSATSEPDSVDALLTDEVHNRFMIGPFSSPPFPLVRINPIGIATRKYSGKKRLVIDLSSPHGSTVPSINSLIPSPDFSMQYATIDHAISLIRLAGQGAWLSKADIKSAFKVLPIHPEYWHLFGVSWKGAYYFAVRLTFGCKSSPKIFDSLSEALCWILINNCKLPYVVHLLDDFLTVTPPFSPPAHGLTTLTAAFCDLGVPLSPEKTQGPSTSLEFLGINLDTVLLQASLPTDKLHRICLLISNFLLAPQCTKQQLLSLLGHLNYAIRIIPQGRAFLSHLLSVSATIPSLHDHITLNDGCRMELQLWHHFLLDWNSVSFFYKDYVSRPGDIDLYTDAAPSIGFGGYFGGRWFSAAWPPEFSSLTPSSALYEMYPIIVAAILWGHEWSTLNIAIHTDNTAVVDIINKGRSRTIDIMPFMRKLTLVSAQHQFTMQAHHIPGYKNTIADSLSRFSFQKFRLLSPAADQLPTQVPRFSATIFP, encoded by the exons ATGGATTCAGAGATCAGCCTGCATGCCTCCGACGACGACGACTTACTCGCCACCCAGTCGGCTCTCCCGGTCCGGATCCCATCACCTGGAGTCCAGTCATTTTGGCGACCTCGGCAGCGCGTAGCTGTCCCAGGTCCCCGGGGCTCAAACCGTCCCAGGGGCTCAAGTCCCTCTTCCACGACCACCGCTTCAGTCATATGGGATACACCTAGCAGCGACTCCAGGGGACGATCCCGCCGACGGTGTTCTAGGGACGCCGTTCCCCACCGCCGCACCTCTCCACCCCGCTCGAGGTCCCGGAGCCCGGGCCGTCGGAGAAGTCACCGCGACCAGCCACCACTCCGCCGCCAGCTTCCCGACCGTCTCCCGGCTCCCACTGCTTCGGCCTGGACAGTCGTCCGCCTGAAGCAGGAGCTCAAACGCATGAACATCCGTTTCAGCAACTCGGACCGCAAGTCGGCACTTTTCAAACTCTTCACCGTCTCGCAGCAGCACACCGGCCTCACTCACCACAACCCCCAGCCACTTCCGGGATCCCGGCGACATGCACGCGGTGACGTCAACGACGTCATCACACGGCAGCCTGCCACAGCTGCTCCCCTTATGAGCCTGTGCACTTCGCAACCCACGCCTGCTCTCACCGAACCAGGGCCGTTTCATTCCTCCACTCACCAGCAATATTCACTGCCACCCC gTTCCTACATATTCTGTCCCTCCTCCAGCGGCCTCCACGGCTTCCACCTCAGCCCCGACGGCTCCCACACTGGCGGCTCACGGCCCCGGGGGTGTTTCTGGTCAACCACCC GTTACGGTACAGTTCCTGGTTACATTCTCCCACCTCATAGCTATACCCTTGCCACTGCCTTGCCTCCAGCCCGCGCAGCCACACCCGCCCAACCTTCCCCCGTTCCCACCGCACTTAGGCAACAGATCCTGGCTGGTAATTATGTTGACCTTGCacttctccttctcccctccACGAGCACTTCCCACCTCTCCAGGGAGCTGCAAACTTCCATAGGCCCTGTAGAAATAAAGCAACCACCTTCCCGCTCTAAGGAGCTCACTCCTATAGAATTTGCGTTCACGTTTTCACTATATCGTGATGTTCTATGCACATCTTTCCCTGACCGCAGGTCAGAGCTGGACGAATATTTGTCGTCCATCCTTGAACTTTCACTGCGGTTCGGAG CAGCAGGCAGACTTAGCCAGTTTAATCAGGGGACATACTTGGGTACACTGGATAGCGAGTTGTACTGCCGTGTCTTCGCGGCCCGCTCTTCCCTTAATTGTGAAATATGCGGCGCCCCATCCCACCCGGCCACGGCATGCACACTCGCCGCCCCTTTGCCAAGACCTCTGACAGTTCAGAGACCAAAGCCCGCCACCTTCAGCTTGCCTTCCGTAGCCCCTCCGCTTTCCATCCCTCCTAAACCAGCCGATAGCCGTTCGaccgcccccggccccttttcCAAAGGCCTGGACAGAAGGGGAAGACCTACGCTGTTCCAGGGCGGTCGGATGGTGTGCAATAATTTTAATGACCTTGGCTGCAACGCATCGGCCTGTCGTGTCCTCCACACCTGCTCCTTCTTCGGCGGGGCTCACGCCAGAATAACATGTCCCCATAACCCCACGAAGCAGCCATCTTGTGAGTACTTGGACACTCCCATTAACATCCCCGCCCTGGCTAGTAGTTTATATAACCACCCAGACCGCCAGTTTGTGGATTACCTCATCCACGGTTTTACATATGGTTTTCATCCCGGTTTACAGGTCATGCCCGTCTCTTCTTACCACTGTAAAAATCTCCAGTCAGCCACGTCAGAACCGGACTCGGTCGACGCGCTTCTGACCGACGAAGTACATAATAGGTTTATGATCGGCCCCTTCTCCAGCCCACCTTTCCCCTTAGTTAGGATCAACCCAATAGGTATAGCTACAAGAAAATACTCCGGTAAAAAGAGACTCGTCATCGACCTCTCTTCCCCTCACGGCTCCACCGTCCCAAGCATTAATAGCCTCATCCCCAGTCCGGACTTTTCTATGCAGTACGCCACAATCGACCACGCAATTTCCCTGATCCGGCTCGCAGGTCAAGGTGCTTGGCTGTCCAAAGCAGACATTAAAAGCGCATTCAAAGTCCTCCCCATCCACCCCGAATACTGGCATCTATTTGGTGTTTCCTGGAAGGGTGCTTATTATTTCGCAGTCCGCCTGACTTTCGGGTGTAAAAGCAGCCCA AAAATTTTCGACTCCTTGTCCGAGGCTCTGTGCTGGATCCTGATTAATAATTGTAAACTCCCGTACGTCGTTCACCTACTCGACGACTTCCTCACCGTCACACCTCCGTTCTCTCCCCCCGCCCACGGCCTCACTACCCTGACCGCAGCATTCTGCGACCTCGGGGTCCCTCTCTCTCCAGAGAAAACGCAGGGTCCAAGCACTTCCCTCGAATTCCTCGGCATAAATTTAGATACAGTTTTACTCCAAGCATCCCTACCTACAGACAAACTCCACAGGATTTGtctcctcatctccaacttcctCCTGGCCCCCCAGTGTACGAAACAGCAGCTGCTTTCCCTGCTGGGCCACCTTAACTATGCCATCCGTATCATTCCCCAAGGCCGGGCCTTCCTGTCGCATCTCCTATCAGTATCCGCCACCATCCCATCCCTCCACGACCATATCACCTTGAATGACGGTTGTCGGATGGAGTTACAACTGTGGCATCATTTCCTGTTAGATTGGAACAgcgtttctttcttttataagGACTATGTCTCCAGGCCCGGAGACATAGACTTGTACACGGATGCAGCCCCGTCCATCGGCTTTGGCGGCTACTTCGGAGGCAGATGGTTTTCCGCCGCATGGCCTCCCGAGTTTTCATCCCTGACACCTTCATCCGCTCTATACGAAATGTACCCGATCATCGTCGCTGCTATCCTTTGGGGGCACGAGTGGTCAACACTGAATATAGCCATACATACTGATAACACTGCAGTCGTAGACATCATTAATAAAGGACGTTCACGTACCATAGACATCATGCCCTTCATGCGTAAACTCACCCTTGTGTCAGCTCAACACCAGTTCACCATGCAAGCACACCACATACCCGGCTACAAAAACACTATCGCTGATTCACTCTCTCGTTTTTCGTTCCAGAAATTCAGACTCTTATCACCAGCAGCCGATCAACTCCCGACGCAGGTCCCACGGTTTTCAGCCACAATCTTCCCATAA